The following nucleotide sequence is from Aspergillus nidulans FGSC A4 chromosome I.
CTGCTTGTCGCGGATCTGATCGAACCCGTTGACAACCATAAACATGTAAGCCTTTTCGTGCGCAGCGTTCCAAATGAAGTCCTGGGCCGAGAGAGTAAAGTGGTTGGCAGCCGAAACGACAAAGACCACCACATCAATTTCCTCTTGGCGAGCAAAGACGGCCGTGGTCTTCAGAGAATCCGAGTTAAGACCCGGTGCGTCAATCAGAGCAATGTCGACCACGCCGTTGTTTAACAAGGATTCATCGATGGTCCGTACATCCTTCACGTAAACCTTGCACTGCATATACTTTGTGTTATCGATAACGATATTCTCGAGTTCACTTAGCGCATAGACGTCATAGGTAGTCTCATCATTGCGGTTGTATTGTCGGTCCTTGTGCACGGCATGCACTTCCTCGAGCCCACCATTTTCCCGAGCATCGAGGACTTCGCAGAAAATGCTCGTACAGGGCTGCTGGTCTTCGGGTAGTACCTTGCGACGAAGCAAAGCATTACAGAACGTTGACTTTCCTGCGTTCAAGTCTCCAGTGATGAGCACCTTGCTGGAGGTATCTTCAATCCTGTCTCGCAGTGAAAGAAGATGCTTGATACTTTGCCCGATCTTCCCATCCAGTAGCGACGCAATCGACGACTTTTCAAGAGAATGTACCAGTTCAGCTTGCGACAAAGCTCCCAACTTCAAGTCCAGCTTCAAAATCGAGAATTCTTGCGCAATCTGCGGGCTCATCAATCTTGGTTCTGGCGGGGCTCGGCGTTCGGCGGTGGCGCTCGATTCTGCAAGTTCCTCGTTTGTAGGCATAGTGGCAGCACGTCTCAAGCTCCCAGGCCGGGCCAAACCATCATTGTGTGCAGCGGCGTCTCCAAAAAACGACTGGCTCTGCTGTAACGACGGACGGTCCGAAGGCGAGTCCGGAAGGTTCTGTACAGAGGGGTAGTGGGCGGGCCATTGGCGGTTCATATCCTGAAGCTCCTTCAATGTCTCGATGGTCCGGGAAATCGCACGCGCAAGCTTGGTCCGATTGGAATTACTATTCTGTAATTAGCATGCTGAAAGAGGCTACAAGCTGCGATCTCACAGGGATAACGCACTATAATAGCTGGTGGACATGGCTAGCAACAATTTGCTTCTCGTGCTCAGCAGCGGGATTCCACTGTCCAGGATGCGTAGGAGTATGCGCAGGTGTCGGCCTATCCACCATCAGGTCGGATCTCCAAGATGCACCAGATTCACCATCTGCAACACTGCCACCATACCCCGAGTCTGCGTGCAACGAGTTCATTAAGGCCGTTGCGCTCTCGGAAGTCGAGCCATTTCCAACTGTCATATAAGAAGGTGGGAGTCGGGGGGCAAATGGACTTTCTTCAGGTTTCTCATCCAGTGGATTCCTGGACGATCCCTCACCGGCAGAGGAGCCGCCCTTGCCGGGAAAATACTCCTGACTCATGACGGTAAAAGCGCGAATCGCATAAAGCTCGAGTTGAAATGAATCTGGGATGAGGATAAGGTGATGTGATTTCTCTCGGCGCGGGAAAAATCATGTCTCAAAATGGTATGGTGGCTGCCATGTGACCCCCCGTAAAGCCGGCCGTATCGCCGTTACATACATGTCTGGAGCCTGATGTCACCGCAGTCGCCGGGTCTATGTTTCTGCCGCATTGCATACCCCACGCTTCCGGTCCACCTTATCAGTTTCTCCTTGGTGCCAATATGAATGTGAGTTCTGCATGCTTCTGTCTGCTGAAAATTATAGCTAAAACTATACCTCAGATCGTCGAATGGGCTTTTGGAAAGCGGATGACGCCTGCAGAGCGTCTCCGCAAGCACCAGCGGGCGCTTGACAGGACACAACGCGAACTTGATAGAGAACGAACAAAGCTGGAAaaccaggaaaagaaactcATACAGGATATTAAGAAGAGCGCAAAGAATGGACAGATTGGGGCCTGCAAAATTCAGGCCAAAGACCTGGTACGCACGCGAAGGTATCTCACCCTGATTTCTTGCTCGTAGTTTGGCCGCCAAATTGCTGATGTTATTTTCAATTCGGTACACAGATATATCCAAAAGTTCTATCAAATGCGAACACAACTACAGGCTATCTCCCTGCGCATTCAAGTATGATGTTTTCCACCCCTGACGCCTGGCAGAAGCTTATGTGAGCGTGATATAGACCGTTAGAAGCAACGAACAGATGATGCAGTCGATGAAAGGTGCGACCATGTTACTGGGGAGCATGAATCGGCAGATGAACCTCCCAGCGCTACAGCGGATTGCGATGGAGTTCGAGCGAGAGAACGACATAATGGACCAACGACAGGAGATGATGGATGACGCAATTGACGAAGCAACTGGGatagagggagaggaagaagaaggcgaagacatTGTCAAGGAAGTTTTGGATGAAATTGGGGTGGATCTCAGCCAGGCGGTTCGTATTCTCCTGCTGGTTTACGTAGACATGGATCGTACTAATGCATCGTTGAAACAGCTGGGAGAGACTCCATCGGGGATACAGAAAGAGTCGGTCAGTGAGGGCCGGGTGGCTCAAGCGattggtgctggtggtgccGGCGGCGCaagtgacgatgacgacctcCAAGCAAGGCTTGACAGTCTCAGACGATAACTACGACAGTTGTAGGATCAACATATGAGTCTTCGGAACACACTTACAATCTCTTTGTTTATCTGCGTCAGTGTACGAGCCCTGACTTGTCGACGACAGCCTATTTCTTATCATTAAATCGACGATGACACATACCCTTAATGTTACCAGAGGAGCGAAGCTGAACGAACCAATTGATATCGCGAGTTGGTCTTTAAGACTAGCTAATTCCATCCTAGGCAGTCTCTTCATTTCATCATTCCTACTTACGAATTTTAAGTTGTCGCCGCAATTTGCATTCTTGTATATGAGGCTCCGCACAGGGTGAGTCTTGCCATGTGATTGAGATGAAATGGTTGCGCAAACTGCGCCTCACATATATCTTGGGCATTGGCGACGATGGGATGCCTTTTTCGTAGACGAGATGGGGCAGGAGGTGGCACGAACACGAAGTTCTTACAAGAATAAGCGAGCTTCTTTTATCTGCTCAACGTTTATATTTACAGACACCTGTAGTTTGCGTAGTTGCCATTGTGAGAAATTACCTATGAGGCTCTGCTGTACGCAGAATCATAAAAAAAGCGCTAGAGTATATGGAAACCGGTACCTCTGCTCCTGAAGGGGCAGCCAGCATAGAGATGCAATATCATCCACTCGTCGCTTTGGATATAACAGGCCGGTATGGAGTACTATCTCGTGGTGAGGCTCATTTGCCCGGGCTCGTGTTCGTATGACGGAAATGAGGGGAAGTTTGTGCGCGTTAGATAAAGAGCAAATCCAATGCATGGAAGGGGTAAGCCAAGCCAGCAGTAGCCTTGCGGATTATTgatcattattggatggACGACTGAATACATTCGAGGTGTACGCTGAGCAACTGCAGTAGGTGCTACCGGCTCACAACATTCTGAATATGACTCATTGGTGATTGGCAGGCAGCACAGCCTGAAGCTAATGAAGCCTGGAGCAGCGCCGCAAGCAATGGCATTGGCTGTTCGAACTGTTGTTCTCGGCTGCATGCGAAACCCTGTTGAGAGGGCACAGAGTATTGATAGGAAATGCATTGATCATCAGGCTTGTTGAGCCGCGAGATATGCTGCAGCCTGCTGACATGTACTTAGTTGCAGAAGCCAATACCCCCACCTGCAGCTCCTGGGAGAAAAGAAGTAGCCCGTCATGATTGTGCAGAGGTTATAGCATGAGTGGCTCATCTTTGCCTCACTCTCAAGGTACTTGACCATATGGACAGGGCTCTCCTTTGGTTAATACTTCTGCCTTGACAGAAGAAGGGGTATGGGGGTTTCATCCATGTCGAAAACCTCACCGTCCAGTGCCCGGTCTCACTGCCTCATTTTTTGTTCCCTAGCTGCCACAGAGTGGTAGAGGCTTAAGTTGCCCGTTTGCCCCAGGGGTTAGTCTTCTGACCAAATATCGGGCGCTCGATATCAAGCGAGGTGGCAGATATCAGGTGTGGCACGACAAATTCCCATTGGCTAATGGATGATTTATACAACAGGGGTCTGAGAAGCATTGCCGTTGGGATTCCTTGAGCATCCGCTGAGCCTCTGTCGACAAACAAAAGGACCGTTGACGGTATGTCCTGGGCAGGAACGCTTGAAATAATTTAAGGATCACCTCGCCGCCTCACTTGAACTTGCTCGAACGTGGTTCCCAAGCCCACTGCACCTGTCAATTTGATATTCcgttcttcatcgtcatACGAAGAAGCTTCTACATGCttacttcttctccaagtcttTTGTGGAATGACGATCACCAGTATGAATCCGCCTTTACCTCATCCACACCAGGCGGCAGCCCACCCGGGCGAGAGGCCTCATTTTTCCTTCAACCCGTCGAGTTCCGTAAACCTTGATTACCTAGCAAATCAGATGAACAATGTCGATATTCAGCAAGAAAGATTCAGCCCAAGTACCGAGTCGAGGTCAAGGGACTTCACTGCGAATGCCGACACCGGTGAGCATACGGGGGCATACTATGTTGGCTACACATTCTTCAAGGCGCCGGCTGCCCCAGGATATCAACCATCGTGGAAAAGAGttgagaagaccaagatgAACTTGAGGCAGAATGACCTTGCCGACCTAGTACGGAAGGGATCCAAGAAGAGATCAGTCGCAGAGCAATACCAGAGTCTTTCAAATATGAAACGACCCCATGTGGATCGGCTGGTTGAGAGCCTTCAACAGAGTAACCCTCACTTACAATGGATCTGCGTTTATGTAAAGGAGGACACCCGAGACCTCAAAGGCAAGAACTTTCGTCGCCGCGAGTATGAAACCACATCAATGCATGTCATCCTCATGGGAAAACCGACGAATCGACCAACACCAACTTCCCAAGTGCCCAAACAGCTCAGAGACCGGGGACCGCTTCAGGGCCAGCGTCCTTTGTCAGAGAGTCAACATAGACCCTTCGTCGGGCATGGTCTCTACAATGACGTACGGGGCATGTCGGGCTATCCTCAGATGCCTATGCCACCCCAAATGCATAGCATGCAAACAGGCCCTACACAGATACACCAGCAGGGTCCTGTTTCTTTTCACCCGCCACCAGAAAATGTGATGAGGGAGCCATCATATCcggaagaagctgagcgaACACATAATGCTCCCAGAAATCAACCAACGCCGGCGCCAGTTGTTCACAACCATAAGCACCCTGCCCCTGCGCCAGCTATCAAGCCCAATCCACCAGAACATGGTGCTCCAAGAGTTACAGTACAACCGGATCGCAAAGATCATAAGAAAGAGAGTGCCCATCAGAACATGTCTCGTGACCGCAAAACCCAGGCGAAGGTCAAGCATGATCAGTTGCCAAAACAGCGCCCTGAGCCAGAACCGGATCTAGTGTACGACAGTGCTAGCAGTGATGAATTACCAACCCAAGAAAATGACTATGACATTTCAGGTGAAGAGTTCTCAAGCCGTGAAACCAAGGCACTGAAGATCCCAGAGCCCTGGCGAGGGAGTCTCTACCGTGGCCATTCGTCCTCGCAGTCTCGCCGTAACTACCGCACCCACTATCGGAAAGACCCGAGTTATCGGAGGGAATCGCATCGGGCTGGCAACAATGGGTACAGAGGATACCGGGATGAGAGTGTTATCGACATTGTTCCGGCGGACTCAAAGCATACTACGAAACATGCGATTAGGAGGTATGACGGTAGCCGACAGTGGGCGGCCCAGCCAAGCATCGTTCACCAACAGCCTAGCAAAGACGAGGTAGAACTGCTTATGAGCCAGATCCGTGAACGAGCACAAAACGATATCCGCAGTCGGATGCTAGGGGATTGGGAAGCAGACCTCATAGATCGTGAGCACTTATTCGAATATCAAAAGCAGCTGTTTAGGGACACCCTTCGCACCGAGCGAATGGACGATGTCGGTCTGATGAACCGCGCAAGGTCCCTGCGTGAGCACCCCACAAATACTCGTGGCTATCTGCCGAGGGCCCTGCATTATTATTAAAATATTGCATGCCTTGGAAGAAtacctttttccccttcagATTTCGACTGTCGCGTTGGCCCTGTGGCCAGCAGTCCGGTTTGGTGTCTAACTAGGACAGGCAAATGTTGAACTGTACCACCAGTCGGTTTTCGGTCATTTTGTGAGAGCTGCAAGAATTTCAGCACTTGATTGAGGCCAATGTGCCCAATATTTCCTTTAATGTGGTAGTTTAGGTAGTGACGCACGGCCAACACACAAGAATGGGATGAACCCACTCGGTGAGATCATCCCGACTCCTGGCTACTGGTAGACGCCTAGTGGTCCCGGTATCGATAAGCCCCTCCATGGTTTACCGGTAGTGCACTACTCCGGCTCTCATTTATTTTCGtcattcctccttcccaacCTTCACTCTTCCAGTTTCCAACTCAATTTACCTCTATCCAcacttctcttccttcctcaaTCCTCTATATACACAACTAGACACTCAAGATGCCTCGCAAATTTTTCGTTGGCGGTAACTTCAAGATGTATGCATAAGCTACCCCGCAATGCCCTCTACTCTCATGCCACAGCGTATACTGTTCGAGTCATTCCTAGAACCAACGCAGATTGCATCGCTAACCatgtttttcttctttcaACTGATAGGAACGGTAATGCCGAGAGCACTACCTCCATCATCAAGAACCTCAACTCTGCCAACCTGGATAAGTCCGTCGAAGTTGTCGTCTCTCCTCCTGCGCTCTACCTACTCCAGGCCCGCGAGGTCGCCAACAAGGAGATTGGAGTTGCTGCCCAGAACGTCTTCGACAAGCCCAATGGTGCTTTCACCGGTGAGATCAGCGTCCAGCAGCTTCGCGAGGCCAACATCGACTGGACCATCCTTGGACACAGTGAGCGCCGCGTTATCCTCAAGGAGACTGATGAGGTATGCCCACTGAAACACTTCGTGGTGATACGAGCTTGAGTGCTTAAAGATCTAGTTCATTGCTCGCAAGACTAAGGCTGCCATTGAGGGTGGCCTGCAAGTGATTTTCTGCATCGGTGAGACGCTTGAGGTATGACTCTTTTTTTGTTTCGGCTTATCCCGATTACCCACTTTGACTGGGCATTCCCCTATGTTGAGCTTTCTACCGTATTAACAATGCGTACCAGGAGCGTGAGGCCAACAAGACCATCGATGTAGTCACTCGTCAGCTCAACGCGGCGGCTAAggagctctccaaggagCAGTGGGCCAAGGTTGTCATCGCCTACGAGCCCGTTTGGTAAGACACCCATCTGTCTGCGCCTCGTCTCACTGAGAGCAAACGGGCTAATTGTGTTACAGGGCCATTGGAACCGGTAAGGTCGCTACAACCGAGCAGGCCCAGGAAGTCCACTCTGCCATCCGCAAGTGGCTGAAGGACGCCATCTCCGCTGAGGCCGCTGAGAACACCCGGATCATTTATGGCGGCTCAGTGAGTGAGAAGAACTGCAAAGATCTCGCGAAGGAGGCCGATATCGAtggcttcctcgtcggcgGCGCCAGCCTTAAGCCTGCCTGTACGTCTTTCCCTCCCCTTGTCGTTTCTTCGGAGTGCATTGTTGCTTACTAGTACTTAGTCGTCGATATTGTCAATGCCCGCCTGTAAGCTTTTGCGAGAAAAGTAATATTACATAAAAGGCAATAACTATACAATATTCATGGCGATTGGATGGTCACCTTTTGAAGATTTGGTGTCGCAACGATTCTACCAAAAACCATAGGCAGCTCCGACATGTAAAGAGGAAGCTTGTGTATTATCGTCATACTACTTAGTTAAAAATAAAACCGTGAAAAATTCTTATTTACTGGCGCCCTCGCGTCTAGGTAGTAATTTCTTTAAAAGCATGACAAGGTATATGCATTTAGTATAATCCACCCACATCCTAGAAAGCCCTTAGGAAGAATACGACACCGAAACACCGACACCGCGCCAGTACGACGTCGGAGGGCCTCCACTGCTCCCCTGCGCACCTGCCGTAGCTTGAGAATTTGCATACGAGGAAGGTGAGAACGAACTCGGTCCAAGCCCGACACCAGCGCTCACAAGGAGCTCCTTAACTCGGCCTTCCCAGAGAAGGCGTACATTCCAAGACTGATCAACTCGGACCTTAAGGACTGATTCTTGGGTTTCTTCTTCGCTAGGCGTGATTGGTTCTGGCACCTGGGAAGAAGCCGGAATGTCCCAGATGCGAGCCTTATTGCGAGCCCATTCAAGGCCATCGTTGTCTACTATGGCGGCCTTTCTTGACTGTCGCCAGAGTTCGAACCCTGCCACCATTTCGCTTTCCCAGCTGTAGACGTTGAAGCCGAAACGGGAGCTGAAGGAAAGATTGGGAGAAGCCCGTACGGAGTAGGACGTTGAGAGCGATCCGGTCAACGGAGTGAGTGTGAGTGTTAGGGTATATGGGAAGGTAGAAATTGGTGTATTGGGGTTGGGCGTCGATGAAGTGGCCGCTGGTAAAGTGCAGAACCTGAGGCCGGTCGACATGCCTATTAATGATGATACGGGAGAATAATAGGCCTCTGCACCAGCCGATAGCAGGGATAACCGTTGCGCGTTGTTATTGAACCGGGGATCAGGACCAAAGTTCCATAGTCCGCGCCAGCCAAAGAGGGAATTATCCGTACTGAACAGATACTCATTACTGTATTTTCCGGTGTCGTGGGTGAGTTGGGTCAGGAGTGTAGCCTGTGGCGCGGATTTTGATAATGGAGGTCCCCTTGTTGAGGAGACGGCAAGTGAGAGCTGCATAGTCGGCGAAATGCGTCGCAAGAAAAGCGCGTTGAGAGTCGTTGGTGGCGGCAGATGCAAAGTTGCATGAAGTAGCGTCGCCTTCTGGCCCTTTGAGCTCTGTCCATAGCCATAATTCCCGGCATTGGTGCCGTCTAGTATTGAGTCCCAATTCCAAGATTCAACCGGGGGCGCGATGGGCGCTTGTACTTGTCTATAGCCAGGAGCAAGCTTGCGGAGGGGAATTAGAGCGCTTTTACTTGGCGTATTGTCGAATGATATATTGCTGTATAGGTATGAAATGGAGCCCTCGATTAGCCCGACGGTACCGAGTGTATAACTCGTCGCGAAGTTGGGTGTCGATAGAGAAGATAGGTGTATCCGGACACGTTCGGGTGTTGtgaagtcgaggaggtcTAGATGACAGTCAATTCCAGGGAGTTTTCATCTTTGGGAGCGGCTACTCCTCACTCTGCGTCGTCGCTGTGAGCGACGAGTACGAGTTGTCGCAATTACGTTGCGTCCCCTCCGCAAAGGCGAGTTGTATATAGTCCATGAAATCAAGCATCGTTAGGCAGTCATGGGATATTGAGCTGGATAAGCATATATTATAGTAGGACGTCCACGAGGCAATTTCCGCGAAGCATCACGAAGCTAGGAAATAATTGCTGAAATGGAAGTAGACCATGACAAGAATCCCAGCCGCGGGCCAGGAACCGTATCAGCTCATTCCCCCTTTGGGCGAGTCGGATAAGCCTCGCATCATCATTGATCCGTCGTTATCAGCGAAGAAAAAATAATTCCACTTCAACTCGACAATACTCCGCACCCTTTCTATACAACAAAACACACAGGCTGCGGATCAGAGGGTCTTATTTACAATTTGGTTCTATATTACTGTTAATTTCTAAAACTTACACAATGCCTCGTTCCAAGCGTGCCAGGATCGTCCATGAGTCCAAGACCGCCAAAAAATCGCACAAGGAACAGACCAGACGCCTGTACGCCAATATTCGCGAATGCGTCGAGAAATATGAccatctcttcgtcttctccgtcGACAACATGCGAAACACATACCTGAAGGATGTGCGCACAGAGTTCGCTGATAGTCGGTAAGTCGTCCTGCTATCGACCGTCATGCGTCCGTAGCGCAACTTGTTTGTATAACTTATTTACGCAATGCAGCCTTTTCTTTGGCAAGACTAAAGTCATGGCCGTCGCCCTTGGCCATAACCCCGAGACGGAAGCTGCTGAAaacctccacctcctcactCCCTATCTTACCGGCGCCGTCGgtctcctcttcacctcaAGAGACCCCGCCTCTGTCACCGACTACTTTGACGCTTTCCGCCCCCTGGACTTTGCTCGCGCCGGAACAGAAGCTACCCGTTCTTTCTCCATACCTGCAGGCCTTGTTTACTCACGTGCCGGCGAGATCCCTACCTCAGAAGACGAACCCGTCAGCCATACGATTGAGCCggagctgcgcaagctggGCGTACCCACTCGTCTTGTTAAGGGGAAGGTAATGCTTGAGTTGACAGATGGACAAGAGGGGTATCCTGTTTGCAAGAAAGGGGAGATTCTGGATTCGAGGCAGACAACTTTGCTGAAGATGTTTGGTGTGCAGACGTCGGAGTTCAGAGTCGGACTGAAGGCTCACTGGGCTAGGGCAACCGGGAAAGTTGAAATCTtggagaagaatgagaatgagATGGAGGTGGAATAAATCATTTGGGGTCGTCAAAAGTGGTTTcgttttctcctttttcacGGAATCCCCTTGGGCATCTCATGGAGTTAGGATAGGCGtttttctgttcttccttTTGTCTTTCCcccgctgtcgctgtctTGAATCCGAAGTCCGCAACGTACTTCATGAGCGTATGACAGATATATAGAATACCAACAAAAGCATCTAGTTTGTTATACCCTTGTCGAGCAGTTCAAGGACAACGGACCCAATCAAAGTTTTACGAAACAATAGGGGACGTTATTGAGACTGTTTGGAAAAGGAGTAACCCTGCTTTACAACAATACGAAGATGTCTGGCATAGGTATCGTTGAACAGAAACCTTACCTTATCTTCTTACCTGATTATAAGTATCCTCCAAACGACGATtccagctgaagaagcattCACTAATGTACATACTTACCCCAGGGCCAGTGTACAGACCAATATGGGTCATAACATGAGAAAGGAcatgagaaaagaaaaatagaaaGCGAAACCGGAAATTGGAGGTATGCACGGTGTCGGCGAGGCCATATTTAAACCGTATGGTAGACAGAACCGACCACGAAGCACAGATTCTGGAACTGAGTTGAATCGAGCGGGCTCCGTTTTGCTGTCATATGAAGAGTATCGTGAATGAAGTTGCGTTTCGGCTGTTGTAAGTAATTGATCCGGAGTAGCCGTTGGCGTTGCCTTACCCATTGATGTTGGGGTGGACGGATGAGAGTAAGTAAGACTAACAACCAGAAATACCCACAAACAAACCATTATCGGGTTCAGGATTGACAAAAGCCATCTGTAAAAGCGGGCTTTTAGTATCGCCGCTTGGCACGGGAATCATCGTATGAATCGTCTTCGTGGTATCTCTTTcgtccttggtcttctctgcTGCCGTATCTTTCGCGCTCGCGATCACGGTCGCGGTACCGATAGCTGTCTCTATCACGGTCTCGACGGTCGCCATCGCGGTCTCGGTCACGCCTGTCACGATCACCGTAGCTATCCCGAGGCCTAATAGGTTCACGATTGCTCCCAGTTCCACCACGATCCGAACGGCCACCATAACCTCCACTGCGCCCACCTCCTGGTCCTGACGGAGCGTTTGGCGGCGCCTGGCCACCGAATCCGCTACGGCCACCTTGATACCCAATGCCGCCGCGAGGCCCAAAGCCACGGTCATTACGAAACCCTCCTCTGGAACCTCCTCTGAAACCACCACGGAATCCGCCGCCATAACCACCTGGACCAGATGGTGGACCAAAGCCTCCAGGGCCAATAGGACGTGAAGGTAATGCTTTTGTGTAACCTCGGCCCCCTAGGCCACCACCAAACCGACGGGgcttccagcccttgacTGTCCGACCACGTTCAACATCAACCAAGACGCGTCGGTCTTTGATTCTGATACCATCTGTTTCCTTGTAGGCCGCTAATTTATGAATGAGATCTATATCAGTACAAGTAAGACAAACGGAAGCATTATATATCATTACCTTTCATATCCTTCTCGCGCTCATAGACGATAAATGCGTATCCTCGGTGGGGCTTCTTCGCGCCTTTGGGGGTAACGGTATCTTTAACAATGCGGATCTAGCTACTGTCAGCTCAGGCGAACCAGGAGAAGGGCATTGGTTTCGTTACTCGTTCAATGGGACCGAATCGTCCAAACTCCCGCTCCAGATCTTGTTCAGTAGCTTCATAGCTTAAACgagagacgaagagcgtCTTGAATGGATCCCCACGTGCTTGGGGATCAGAATTTGGGTCATCTACTCCCAAGTATTAGCATGTAATTGATTGATATTCATTTAGCCTTCAATATCATACAAGCTGCAAGACCCTCAGTGAGATGCTTATGCAattgctctttcttctccgccttttGGCGCAATTTGCGCTGCAGCCATGTTTCTGCCGGGTTGTATTCGGTCTCctcggccgtcttcttcacTTCGGGTAAGAACTGGGCGACGCCAGAAAGtttgctcttcttgatgtcgtCGGGCGCACGATCGATGGGCGTAACCCAGCGCAAGGGCGGCCGGGGTTGGAAAAGGGCCAGAAGGGGAGGGGGAAGCTTGTCCGTCATTTTCCCCTAGAACTATCACAGCTGAGAATAAGAATGAGAGTTCTAGCAACTGAGATAAGGGGCATATGTGGAGGGAGGGAGTTGATACCTTGTCTTGAGTAGTTGGATTATTTCCGATTTTCGCGTTCGCTCTTGCCTTGCCGTGGCTTCGACAGCCGCGCTCCAAGCGCGACAGCCGGGGTTGCCGCTAGCCAATAACATCAAGCGGTAATCAGTGAAAAAGTCCCGCGGCCCCTTCGACCTGGTGTTAAAAGGTACAAGACAACGAACAGATACGCAACAATGCCAGTACAAGGGGTTCGAGCAGTATCCACTGCCAGAGTATGTTTCATACACTATAAAAATAACCCTCTCCGGAGCATTGAGAGCTAACACTTGCTAGAACGGCGTTGGTGCCTTCATTCTGCAATGCAAGCGCTTGGATTTCCACTACTGTGACTGGGCTGGCAGTTCCCGGGGAATGAAGTATGTTGCTCTTCCGATCTAAATACCGTTCAACCATCTCTCTCTAATATTATGAACTATAGCGCTTTCCTGAAGCATGCCCTTCCAGCTTTCGCGAAAGAAAACCCCCAGATTGAGATCCGAGTCTCACCACGACCTCACAAGCACCCTATCATCAAAGGACACTATATCAACGGACGAGAGAAGGCGATCTGCGTGCGGAATCTCGAGCCGGAACAGATAACCCAGAAAGCCAACTTATTGAAGCAGGCTAGCggcgagaagctgaagcgcaCCAAGAAGCCCGTCACGAGTATCAACGAGAGTGTTCGTGGTATCTGGTCGCCTTACCACGGAGGCCTCAAGTCTGTTTGAGTTGGGTTTAGCCTTGTTTATTGCATCGGTGTTTTTGTTGGCATTATAGGGGTTCTTTTGTGCTGTCTTCTGGACTTTCTCCATGGTTGATGACCAATTTGTATCATACTTGCATATA
It contains:
- a CDS encoding ribosome assembly factor MRT4 (transcript_id=CADANIAT00007704), whose amino-acid sequence is MPRSKRARIVHESKTAKKSHKEQTRRLYANIRECVEKYDHLFVFSVDNMRNTYLKDVRTEFADSRLFFGKTKVMAVALGHNPETEAAENLHLLTPYLTGAVGLLFTSRDPASVTDYFDAFRPLDFARAGTEATRSFSIPAGLVYSRAGEIPTSEDEPVSHTIEPELRKLGVPTRLVKGKVMLELTDGQEGYPVCKKGEILDSRQTTLLKMFGVQTSEFRVGLKAHWARATGKVEILEKNENEMEVE
- a CDS encoding triose-phosphate isomerase tpiA (transcript_id=CADANIAT00007702) encodes the protein MPRKFFVGGNFKMNGNAESTTSIIKNLNSANLDKSVEVVVSPPALYLLQAREVANKEIGVAAQNVFDKPNGAFTGEISVQQLREANIDWTILGHSERRVILKETDEFIARKTKAAIEGGLQVIFCIGETLEEREANKTIDVVTRQLNAAAKELSKEQWAKVVIAYEPVWAIGTGKVATTEQAQEVHSAIRKWLKDAISAEAAENTRIIYGGSVSEKNCKDLAKEADIDGFLVGGASLKPAFVDIVNARL
- a CDS encoding ESCRT-III subunit protein DID4 (transcript_id=CADANIAT00007700), which translates into the protein MNIVEWAFGKRMTPAERLRKHQRALDRTQRELDRERTKLENQEKKLIQDIKKSAKNGQIGACKIQAKDLVRTRRYIQKFYQMRTQLQAISLRIQTVRSNEQMMQSMKGATMLLGSMNRQMNLPALQRIAMEFERENDIMDQRQEMMDDAIDEATGIEGEEEEGEDIVKEVLDEIGVDLSQALGETPSGIQKESVSEGRVAQAIGAGGAGGASDDDDLQARLDSLRR
- a CDS encoding uncharacterized protein (transcript_id=CADANIAT00007701), producing MNPPLPHPHQAAAHPGERPHFSFNPSSSVNLDYLANQMNNVDIQQERFSPSTESRSRDFTANADTGEHTGAYYVGYTFFKAPAAPGYQPSWKRVEKTKMNLRQNDLADLVRKGSKKRSVAEQYQSLSNMKRPHVDRLVESLQQSNPHLQWICVYVKEDTRDLKGKNFRRREYETTSMHVILMGKPTNRPTPTSQVPKQLRDRGPLQGQRPLSESQHRPFVGHGLYNDVRGMSGYPQMPMPPQMHSMQTGPTQIHQQGPVSFHPPPENVMREPSYPEEAERTHNAPRNQPTPAPVVHNHKHPAPAPAIKPNPPEHGAPRVTVQPDRKDHKKESAHQNMSRDRKTQAKVKHDQLPKQRPEPEPDLVYDSASSDELPTQENDYDISGEEFSSRETKALKIPEPWRGSLYRGHSSSQSRRNYRTHYRKDPSYRRESHRAGNNGYRGYRDESVIDIVPADSKHTTKHAIRRYDGSRQWAAQPSIVHQQPSKDEVELLMSQIRERAQNDIRSRMLGDWEADLIDREHLFEYQKQLFRDTLRTERMDDVGLMNRARSLREHPTNTRGYLPRALHYY
- the mdmB gene encoding protein mdmB (transcript_id=CADANIAT00007703), with translation MLDFMDYIQLAFAEGTQRNCDNSYSSLTATTQNLLDFTTPERVRIHLSSLSTPNFATSYTLGTVGLIEGSISYLYSNISFDNTPSKSALIPLRKLAPGYRQVQAPIAPPSSKGQKATLLHATLHLPPPTTLNALFLRRISPTMQLSLAVSSTRGPPLSKSAPQATLLTQLTHDTGKYSNEYLFSTDNSLFGWRGLWNFGPDPRFNNNAQRLSLLSAGAEAYYSPVSSLIGMSTGLRFCTLPAATSSTPNPNTPISTFPYTLTLTLTPLTGSLSTSYSVRASPNLSFSSRFGFNVYSWESEMVAGFELWRQSRKAAIVDNDGLEWARNKARIWDIPASSQVPEPITPSEEETQESVLKVRVDQSWNVRLLWEGRVKELLVSAGVGLGPSSFSPSSYANSQATAGAQGSSGGPPTSYWRGVGVSVSYSS